The following are from one region of the Etheostoma spectabile isolate EspeVRDwgs_2016 chromosome 15, UIUC_Espe_1.0, whole genome shotgun sequence genome:
- the LOC116702701 gene encoding cytohesin-4 isoform X2: MAIRRKDSFLWGKAPTKPPPGERGQGEGMKIHKFELLDDIQLRLEINHVMPEIHSPEPKEQNKDVLRNKRFLRGKKKFNMDPKKGVHYLAENDLLEWRAESVAEFLYKEEGLNKTAIGNFLGEREEMHLQTLKAFVGLHEFSDLNLVQALRQFLWSFRLPGEAQKIDRMMEAFATRYCNCNPGVFQSTDTCYILSFSIIMLNTSLHNPNVKDKPSLQRFVAMNRGINHGEDLPTELLTKLYASIRNEPFKIPEDDGNDLTLTFFNPDREGWLLKIGGRVKTWKRRWFILTDSCLYYFEFTTDKDPIGIIPLENLCVRKLQDTNKPYCLELYNPKGQKIKACKTENKGRVVQGKHQSYKLSAASAEERDAWIEAIRASITKDPFYDLVSLRKRKVITNTS, translated from the exons ATGGCTATACGCAGAAAAGACAGCTTCCTCTGGGGGAAAG CTCCAACAAAACCCCCCCCAGGAGAGAGGGGGCAGGGTGAAGGCATGAAGATTCACAAGTTTGAGTTGCTGGATGACATTCAG CTGAGGCTGGAGATTAATCACGTCATGCCAGAAATCCACAGCCCTGAACCAAAGGAGCAGAA TAAAGACGTTCTGAGGAACAAGAGATTCTTGCGAGGGAAAAAGAAATTCAACATGGACCCCAAAAAG GGTGTCCATTACCTGGCTGAAAATGACCTCCTGGAATGGCGAGCAGAGTCGGTGGCCGAGTTTCTTTACAAAGAGGAGGGACTGAACAAAACCGCCATCGGCAACTTCTTGGGAGAAAG AGAGGAAATGCATCTGCAGACACTGAAGGCGTTTGTGGGCCTGCATGAATTCTCAGACCTGAATCTGGTGCAGGCGCTGAG GCAGTTTCTGTGGAGCTTTCGTCTCCCGGGAGAAGCTCAGAAGATTGACAGGATGATGGAGGCGTTTGCAACTCGCTACTGCAACTGTAACCCAGGGGTCTTTCAATCCACag ACACATGCTACATCCTGTCTTTCTCCATCATCATGCTCAACACAAGTCTCCACAACCCCAACGTGAAAGACAAGCCCAGTCTGCAGCGGTTTGTTGCCATGAACAGAGGAATCAACCACGGGGAGGACCTGCCCACAGAGTTGCTCACG AAACTCTACGCGAGCATCCGTAACGAGCCGTTCAAAATCCCAGAGGATGATGGGAACGACCTCACGCTGACCTTTTTTAATCCAGACAGAGAAGGCTGGCTCCTTAAAATTG GTGGACGAGTTAAAACCTGGAAAAGGAGGTGGTTCATTTTGACAGACAGCTGCTTGTACTACTTTGAATTCACCACA GACAAAGACCCAATTGGGATTATTCCTCTGGAGAATCTGTGTGTCAGGAAGCtacaagacacaaacaaaccg TATTGTCTGGAGTTATATAACCCCAAAGGACAAAAAATCAAGGCCTGCAAGACGGAGAACAAAGGCAGAGTGGTGCAGGGTAAACACCAGTCTTATAAGCTCAGTGCCGCCAGCGCAGAAGAACGGGACGCCTGGATAGAAGCCATCAG gGCAAGCATCACCAAAGACCCATTTTATGACCTGGTGTCGCTACGAAAAAGGAAGGTTATCACAAACACTTCCTAA
- the LOC116702701 gene encoding cytohesin-4 isoform X1, producing the protein MAIRRKDSFLWGKAPTKPPPGERGQGEGMKIHKFELLDDIQKLRLEINHVMPEIHSPEPKEQNKDVLRNKRFLRGKKKFNMDPKKGVHYLAENDLLEWRAESVAEFLYKEEGLNKTAIGNFLGEREEMHLQTLKAFVGLHEFSDLNLVQALRQFLWSFRLPGEAQKIDRMMEAFATRYCNCNPGVFQSTDTCYILSFSIIMLNTSLHNPNVKDKPSLQRFVAMNRGINHGEDLPTELLTKLYASIRNEPFKIPEDDGNDLTLTFFNPDREGWLLKIGGRVKTWKRRWFILTDSCLYYFEFTTDKDPIGIIPLENLCVRKLQDTNKPYCLELYNPKGQKIKACKTENKGRVVQGKHQSYKLSAASAEERDAWIEAIRASITKDPFYDLVSLRKRKVITNTS; encoded by the exons ATGGCTATACGCAGAAAAGACAGCTTCCTCTGGGGGAAAG CTCCAACAAAACCCCCCCCAGGAGAGAGGGGGCAGGGTGAAGGCATGAAGATTCACAAGTTTGAGTTGCTGGATGACATTCAG AAGCTGAGGCTGGAGATTAATCACGTCATGCCAGAAATCCACAGCCCTGAACCAAAGGAGCAGAA TAAAGACGTTCTGAGGAACAAGAGATTCTTGCGAGGGAAAAAGAAATTCAACATGGACCCCAAAAAG GGTGTCCATTACCTGGCTGAAAATGACCTCCTGGAATGGCGAGCAGAGTCGGTGGCCGAGTTTCTTTACAAAGAGGAGGGACTGAACAAAACCGCCATCGGCAACTTCTTGGGAGAAAG AGAGGAAATGCATCTGCAGACACTGAAGGCGTTTGTGGGCCTGCATGAATTCTCAGACCTGAATCTGGTGCAGGCGCTGAG GCAGTTTCTGTGGAGCTTTCGTCTCCCGGGAGAAGCTCAGAAGATTGACAGGATGATGGAGGCGTTTGCAACTCGCTACTGCAACTGTAACCCAGGGGTCTTTCAATCCACag ACACATGCTACATCCTGTCTTTCTCCATCATCATGCTCAACACAAGTCTCCACAACCCCAACGTGAAAGACAAGCCCAGTCTGCAGCGGTTTGTTGCCATGAACAGAGGAATCAACCACGGGGAGGACCTGCCCACAGAGTTGCTCACG AAACTCTACGCGAGCATCCGTAACGAGCCGTTCAAAATCCCAGAGGATGATGGGAACGACCTCACGCTGACCTTTTTTAATCCAGACAGAGAAGGCTGGCTCCTTAAAATTG GTGGACGAGTTAAAACCTGGAAAAGGAGGTGGTTCATTTTGACAGACAGCTGCTTGTACTACTTTGAATTCACCACA GACAAAGACCCAATTGGGATTATTCCTCTGGAGAATCTGTGTGTCAGGAAGCtacaagacacaaacaaaccg TATTGTCTGGAGTTATATAACCCCAAAGGACAAAAAATCAAGGCCTGCAAGACGGAGAACAAAGGCAGAGTGGTGCAGGGTAAACACCAGTCTTATAAGCTCAGTGCCGCCAGCGCAGAAGAACGGGACGCCTGGATAGAAGCCATCAG gGCAAGCATCACCAAAGACCCATTTTATGACCTGGTGTCGCTACGAAAAAGGAAGGTTATCACAAACACTTCCTAA